TTTACTTCAGCCGGATGTACTTGCAAATAATCCAGATAATCGCTGTAGGATTCGATATCGACCCGCTGCATACGCTTTTTTGTCAGGCGCATTAAGCTGGGGCGTTTGTAACCTGTAAAATCAAAACCCCGACTCTGCTTGAGGTACTGTAGCAACGTTTCAAATTGTTCGTCTTTGGGGGCAATGCTCATCGTTAGATCTGCCCTCCCATTACTAAATTTTTGATGGCATCTGCGATTTTGTCCAGTGGCAGAATCCAATCAACGCAGCCAGTATCGATCGCCGCAGCAGGCATACCGAAAACTTGTGATGTACTTTCGTCCTGTGCAATTACCTTCCCACCCATTTTTTTAATTGCTTCTACTCCTTTTGAGCCATCCATATTTGCTCCCGTCAAGATTACGGCGAGCGCTCTTTTCTGATATTTTTCTGCTACCGATTTAAACAATATCTCCGCAGAGGGACGCACAGAATGCACTTTTTCAGTTTGAGTAAGAGAAACAGTACTGTCGAGGTTAACCAATAAGTGGCGATCGGGTGCGGCAACGTAAACTGTACCTGGAATCACTTGTTCTCCTTCTTCAGCCTGCTTTACTCGCAAGGGCGTGCAACGGTTGAGGATTTCTGCTAAAAAACTGCGATGCTGGCCAGACATATGCTGCACCACTACGATCCGCGCTGGAAAATCAGCCGGTAGGCTGGACAAAATGCAACTCAAAGCGTTCAGTCCCCCAGCCGAAGCCGCCAGAGCTACAATGTCAAAAGCTGGACTGATACTGCATTCGGTTGCCATAATGTCTTCCGGTTTTGCAGGTAACAACCTTGACGTTACTTTCGTTTTCACCATTTTTCACCAGT
This genomic interval from Aerosakkonema funiforme FACHB-1375 contains the following:
- a CDS encoding chemotaxis protein CheB, giving the protein MATECSISPAFDIVALAASAGGLNALSCILSSLPADFPARIVVVQHMSGQHRSFLAEILNRCTPLRVKQAEEGEQVIPGTVYVAAPDRHLLVNLDSTVSLTQTEKVHSVRPSAEILFKSVAEKYQKRALAVILTGANMDGSKGVEAIKKMGGKVIAQDESTSQVFGMPAAAIDTGCVDWILPLDKIADAIKNLVMGGQI